The Plasmodium vinckei vinckei genome assembly, chromosome: PVVCY_14 genome window below encodes:
- a CDS encoding DNA gyrase subunit A, putative yields the protein MEYKKIIILKLLFLLITNPDCFFVKNEKINIVTSSSPLFLNNQGPYNRSLRAYTNRWQKKTELNYAQSNKRFEGIFPNTDKIKKEKKHFLLFGKKKNTKSEVAEEEIPKTDETVENFFESQNKKLIKGEYYDVEICELLSKSFLSYANFLILNRCLCDYRDGLKTVQRRIIWSMYEINKGSDKKSYKKCARIVGEVIGKYHPHGDKSVYDALVRLAQKHHNNNVLINGYGNFGSVEYNAAAMRYTEARISDFCYDVLLDEINDENVDYIKNFDGNEKEPKVLCSKIPLLLINGCSGIAVSILTNIPSHNLVDVINTSINFLINDKITNDELFNIIKGPDFSTGGIIITKKDTLRNIYNTGKGSIVIRSNVFYEYVHNNKTYTHHINELSNLENLESDNKSSKKLIIKNLPPNVKPNELIENIVTVLNERKNEHDNILSKIRDESEKNEMRIVLELRKHSQIEQIHNFVSFLFKYTPMEINYHCNFVCIGYENSYTQFSLKSFLQLWCENRIKFIKKNYQIKNNNLQKELNIIDLYLTIQKKILDIISFIHKNQNIEQIQNYLKSNFKLNDDQIKYILSMKIQKLVNIKNIDFDIQKKNIIKKIQSNQYIIDHVQEIKQIIIDELIQIKNKYALKKSLLPQPQLKYKYAYINGPPNLMHPYQKSDEGDTKSTEVKFVTEKVEEKEGGQPDDAASPKDDNTLEPDEKKKAKKNELKNEVQAGVQNDPQNDNYRNTYIDSLDTTFKDIYNNDDVLILITYGGYIKKIKINDKLKNNVNNIMKLSNAKYILKEIEEAKNGKKQIDENIVDDSSSENDEDLYKSNKNNLASNNINTYKIKKGILCKNKDKILVTDKHNKAYLLNVSEIQTSLYDSKGIPISQLIKCSTTITGLAKYEQDKKYLIVCSENGKMKIINNDVFLKKKKKGIKLFKNKKNIFFNYCNSNDNCIVGTKNGYIIQFPLSSLKISKKNSLGNKCMSLKKDDKVIDLISYENNPENLKNLKIIFLSKNGHGKMIGLDEIKVQKKRGKGFKIMKFKKSKKKKNTLLNKDNKLNDTKKNISDKVEAENKQNELQQQDDDKESDIVTSSDSDELLGFKLYDTRTKKENDLLIMITDHAVLIRKNISLLKHKNRKHSSQIYAKLSKMNKLMYFDIL from the exons atggaatataaaaaaataataa ttcttaaattattatttttattaataacaaATCCAGATTGTTtctttgtaaaaaatgaaaagatTAACATTGTGACTAGCAGTTCTCCGCTTTTTCTAAATAACCAAGGTCCTTACAATAGGTCCTTAAGAGCATATACAAACAGGtggcaaaaaaaaacggaGCTAAACTATGCACAAAGTAATAAACGGTTCGAAGGTATATTCCCCAATAcggataaaataaaaaaagagaaaaagcATTTTCTTCTGTttgggaaaaaaaaaaacactaAAAGTGAAGTAGCAGAGGAGGAAATTCCCAAAACAGACGAGACAGTAGAAAACTTCTTTGAAAGCCAAAACAAAAAACTAATAAAAGGTGAATATTATGATGTTGAAATATGTGAACTATTATCTAAAAGTTTTTTATCCTATGCCaactttttaattcttaATCGATGTTTATGTGATTATCGAGATGGTTTAAAAACAGTGCAAAGAAGAATTATATGGAGTAtgtatgaaataaataaagggtctgataaaaaaagttataaaaaatgtgcaAGAATTGTAGGAGAAGTTATTGGAAAATATCATCCACATGGTGATAAAAGTGTTTATGATGCATTAGTAAGATTAGCACAAAAacatcataataataatgtattaataaatgggTATGGTAATTTTGGATCTGTTGAATATAATGCTGCTGCTATGAGATATACAGAAGCTAGAATATCTGATTTTTGTTATGATGTATTAttagatgaaataaatgatgaaaatgttgattatataaaaaattttgatgGGAATGAAAAAGAACCTAAAGTATTATGTAGTAAAATTCcacttttattaattaatggTTGTTCAGGTATTGCTGTTAgtatattaacaaatatCCCAAGTCATAACCTTGTTGATGTTATTAATACatctataaattttttaataaatgataaaataacgaatgatgaattatttaatataattaaaggTCCAGATTTTTCAACAGGgggaataataataacaaaaaaagataCACTAAGAAATATCTATAATACCGGAAAAGGTAGTATAGTAATAAGAAGTAACgtattttatgaatatgttcataataataaaacatatactcatcatataaatgaattaagTAATTTAGAAAATCTAGAATCCGATAATAAAAGTAGTAAAAAacttattataaaaaatttaccaCCAAATGTTAAACCAAATGAATTGattgaaaatattgtgactgtattaaatgaaagaaaaaatgaacatgataatattttatcgaAAATTAGAGAtgaaagtgaaaaaaatgaaatgagAATAGTCCTTGAATTAAGAAAACATAGTCAAATTGAAcaaatacataattttgtttcttttctatttaaatatacacCTATGGAAATTAATTATCATTGTAATTTTGTGTGTATAGGTTATGAAAATAGTTATACCcaattttctttaaaatcatttttacaattatgGTGTGAAAATAggataaaatttattaaaaaaaattatcaaattaaaaataataatttacaaaaagaacttaatattatagatctttatttaactatccaaaaaaaaattcttgatattatttcatttatacataaaaatcaaaatattgaacagattcaaaattatttaaaatcaaatttcaaattaaatgatgaccaaattaaatatatattatctatgaaaatacaaaaattagtaaatataaaaaatatagattttgatatacaaaaaaaaaatatcattaaaAAGATCCAATCAAATCAGTATATAATTGATCATGTTCAAGaaattaaacaaattataatagatgaattaatacaaataaaaaataaatatgccCTTAAAAAAAGTCTCTTACCACAACCACAACTTAAGTATAAATATGCTTATATAAATGGACCTCCAAACTTGATGCATCCCTATCAAAAATCGGACGAGGGCGATACAAAAAGTACTGAGGTTAAATTTGTTACTGAAAAGGTGGAGGAGAAAGAAGGTGGGCAACCCGACGATGCGGCAAGTCCCAAAGATGATAATACACTAGAACCGgatgaaaagaaaaaggcaaaaaaaaatgaattaaaaaatgaagtaCAAGCTGGCGTACAAAATGACCcacaaaatgataattaCAGGAATACATACATCGATTCTCTAGACACGACGTTTAAAGATATATACAACAATGACGATGtactaattttaataaccTATGGgggatatataaaaaaaataaagataaatgATAagctaaaaaataatgtaaataatattatgaagTTGTCTAAtgctaaatatattttaaaagaaattgaagaagcaaaaaatggaaaaaaacaaattgaTGAAAACATAGTAGATGATAGTTCTTCggaaaatgatgaagatttatataaaagtaacaaaaataatttggctagtaacaatattaatacatataaaataaaaaaaggaatactttgtaaaaataaagataaaatattagttacagataaacataataaagCATATCTTTTAAATGTTTCTGAAATACAAACCTCATTATATGACTCTAAAGGAATTCCGATAAGccaattaataaaatgctCAACAACTATAACAGGATTAGCTAAATATGAACaggataaaaaatatttaattgtttgtagtgaaaatggaaaaatgaaaataataaataatgatgtatttttaaaaaaaaaaaaaaaaggaataaaactttttaaaaataaaaaaaatatattttttaattattgcAATTCTAATGATAATTGTATAGTAGgaacaaaaaatggatatataatacaattCCCTTTAAGTAGtttaaaaatttcaaaaaaaaattcgttaggaaataaatgtatgagcttaaaaaaagatgatAAGGTTATTGATTTAATAtcttatgaaaataatccAGAAAATCTTAAAAAccttaaaattattttcctttcAAAAAATGGACATGGGAAAATGATTGGTCTAGATGAGATCAAagttcaaaaaaaaagaggaaaAGGATTTAAAATCAtgaaatttaaaaaaagtaaaaagaaaaaaaacacttTACTAAATAAAGACAACAAATTGAatgatacaaaaaaaaatatatctgaTAAAGTAGAAGCTGAAAATAAGCAAAATGAATTACAACAACAAGACGATGACAAGGAGAGTGACATTGTTACTAGTTCGGATTCCGATGAATTATTAggatttaaattatatgacacaagaacaaaaaaagaaaatgatttaCTTATTATGATCACTGATCATGCTGTActtataagaaaaaatatatccttATTGAAACACAAAAATAGAAAACATTCATCTCAAATTTATGCTAAATTAagtaaaatgaataaactcatgtattttgatattttataa